One Candidatus Methylomirabilis sp. DNA segment encodes these proteins:
- a CDS encoding site-2 protease family protein, which produces MWEDISIRVREFAVMIPPLLLALTAHEYAHAWTANKLGDPTARAQGRLTLNPLAHLDPVGTLALLFFRFGWAKPVPVNHLYFNHPRRDLMWVALAGPLTNLGLAAVSGLILRMFGGLHVGPGVFWLVSPLVLMLRWSVIYNVVLAIFNIIPIPPLDGGRVLSGLLPPRQAATYSRIEPYGMVLLLLLILTGAVGIVMAPPINLLITLLL; this is translated from the coding sequence GTGTGGGAAGACATCAGCATCCGGGTCCGCGAGTTCGCCGTCATGATCCCGCCGCTCCTGCTCGCCCTGACGGCACACGAGTACGCCCATGCCTGGACCGCCAACAAGCTCGGGGACCCCACGGCCCGGGCGCAGGGGCGGTTGACCCTGAACCCCCTCGCCCACCTGGATCCGGTGGGGACGCTCGCCCTCCTCTTCTTCCGGTTCGGGTGGGCCAAGCCGGTCCCGGTCAACCACCTCTACTTCAACCACCCGAGGCGGGACCTGATGTGGGTGGCCCTGGCCGGTCCCCTTACCAACCTGGGGCTGGCGGCCGTGAGCGGCCTCATCCTCCGGATGTTCGGCGGCCTGCACGTGGGTCCCGGCGTCTTCTGGCTCGTGAGCCCGCTCGTCCTGATGCTCCGGTGGAGCGTGATCTACAATGTCGTCCTGGCCATCTTCAACATCATCCCCATCCCCCCCCTCGACGGCGGGCGCGTCCTGAGCGGTCTGCTTCCGCCCCGGCAGGCGGCCACCTACTCCCGGATCGAGCCCTACGGGATGGTCCTGCTGCTGCTCCTCATCCTGACCGGGGCGGTGGGAATCGTCATGGCGCCCCCCATCAATCTTCTCATCACGCTGCTCCTGTAG